One window of the Leucobacter komagatae genome contains the following:
- a CDS encoding FecCD family ABC transporter permease encodes MTRPTTTQPSTPVAEGTLPARPGSHWRWAAGVALLAAVFLAALAAGDLALSPSEVWAALTGTANDFTQTVVLAWRLPRALAAVAFGAALGAAGSIFQTLTRNPLGSPDIIGFNTGAYTGVLLALIIIPAPGFAATATAALLGGLAAAALVLLFSSRSGVGGNTFVLAGIAMSAALGALNTWLVYKTDTATATASSVWAAGTLDNTRWELLQPVLGALAVIAVATALLVPKLRIIELGDDLAHALGLRVSTTRLLLVASAVGLTAVTTAAAGPIMFVALAAPHLARATLPRTHPTLAAALAGALLLSIADWLAAHAFAPTQLPVGAVTVSLGGVYLTLTILFRKH; translated from the coding sequence ATGACCCGCCCAACAACCACTCAGCCCTCCACGCCCGTCGCCGAGGGCACCCTCCCCGCACGCCCGGGGTCGCACTGGCGCTGGGCGGCGGGCGTCGCCCTGCTCGCCGCGGTGTTCCTCGCCGCACTTGCCGCGGGAGATCTCGCGCTCAGCCCGTCCGAGGTGTGGGCCGCGCTCACCGGCACGGCAAACGACTTCACTCAGACCGTGGTGCTCGCGTGGCGCCTCCCCCGCGCGCTCGCGGCCGTTGCGTTTGGTGCGGCGCTCGGCGCGGCCGGCTCGATCTTCCAGACCCTCACCCGCAACCCGCTCGGCAGCCCCGACATCATCGGCTTCAACACGGGCGCGTACACCGGCGTGCTGCTTGCGCTCATCATCATTCCGGCCCCTGGGTTCGCCGCCACCGCGACCGCGGCGCTCCTCGGCGGTCTCGCCGCCGCCGCACTCGTGCTGCTGTTCAGTTCGCGTTCTGGGGTCGGCGGAAACACCTTCGTGCTCGCGGGCATTGCGATGAGCGCGGCGCTCGGCGCGCTGAACACCTGGCTCGTCTACAAGACCGACACCGCGACGGCGACGGCCAGCTCGGTGTGGGCTGCTGGAACACTCGACAACACACGGTGGGAGCTGCTGCAGCCCGTGCTCGGCGCGCTGGCGGTCATCGCAGTGGCAACCGCACTCCTCGTGCCCAAGCTGCGCATCATCGAGCTGGGAGATGACCTTGCGCACGCACTCGGGCTGCGAGTGAGCACAACGAGGCTGCTGCTCGTCGCCTCAGCCGTCGGGCTCACCGCCGTGACCACCGCCGCCGCGGGGCCGATCATGTTCGTCGCGCTCGCGGCGCCACACCTCGCCCGCGCCACGCTGCCACGCACGCACCCGACACTCGCTGCGGCTCTCGCCGGAGCGCTGCTGCTGAGCATCGCCGACTGGCTCGCAGCACACGCGTTTGCCCCGACGCAACTACCCGTCGGGGCCGTCACCGTGAGTCTTGGCGGGGTGTACCTCACGCTCACAATCCTCTTCCGCAAGCACTGA
- a CDS encoding VOC family protein has protein sequence MTRTSQPARRSPNLLLIVIAAVVLVAVAGGVTWAVLGGRGVAPGASGAVDAAGVPVERADGMPAETELGVTELKVQNLENVQAYYQNAVGLAVIEQQPDAVTLGMGEVPLMRLERSAEPLPQPTDAGLYHTAILFADEASLAKTVLQTAQLAPGSYQGSADHLVSQAFYFGDPEGNGVELYVDRPREDWQWNNGQVEMGSEPLDPNAFIEEHLDGEAAGTAVIGHIHLKVGNLEDARAFYADTLGFDVVSEAEGALFYSAGGYHHHLATNTWQSAGAGPRSTEVGLGALTIALPTAADVEQVAGRIDAASYDREAVEGGTVVRDPWGNKIRLVARAQ, from the coding sequence ATGACACGAACGAGCCAGCCCGCTCGCCGCTCGCCGAACCTCCTCCTCATCGTGATTGCCGCGGTGGTGCTCGTCGCGGTGGCCGGCGGCGTGACGTGGGCCGTGCTGGGCGGTCGCGGTGTCGCGCCAGGTGCTTCGGGCGCCGTCGACGCGGCAGGGGTGCCCGTTGAGCGGGCAGACGGAATGCCCGCGGAAACAGAGCTCGGGGTTACCGAACTGAAGGTCCAAAACCTCGAGAACGTGCAGGCCTACTACCAAAACGCGGTTGGGCTCGCGGTCATCGAGCAGCAGCCGGACGCGGTCACGCTCGGAATGGGGGAGGTGCCGCTCATGCGGCTCGAGCGGTCGGCCGAGCCCCTTCCGCAGCCAACGGACGCCGGGCTCTACCACACGGCGATCCTCTTCGCCGATGAGGCATCGCTCGCGAAGACGGTGCTGCAGACGGCGCAGCTCGCGCCCGGCAGCTATCAGGGCTCGGCAGACCACCTCGTGAGTCAGGCATTCTATTTCGGTGACCCCGAGGGGAACGGCGTCGAGCTCTACGTCGACCGCCCCCGCGAGGACTGGCAGTGGAACAACGGCCAGGTCGAGATGGGCAGCGAGCCGCTCGACCCGAACGCGTTCATTGAAGAGCACCTCGACGGCGAGGCCGCGGGCACCGCCGTCATCGGGCACATCCACTTGAAGGTGGGAAACCTCGAAGACGCGCGCGCGTTCTATGCAGACACCCTCGGGTTTGACGTCGTGTCGGAGGCCGAGGGTGCCCTGTTCTACTCGGCCGGTGGCTACCACCACCACCTTGCGACGAACACCTGGCAGAGCGCAGGCGCTGGCCCGCGCAGCACCGAGGTCGGCCTTGGCGCGCTGACGATCGCCCTGCCGACAGCGGCAGACGTCGAGCAGGTGGCCGGCCGCATCGATGCCGCGAGTTACGACCGCGAGGCCGTCGAGGGCGGCACCGTGGTCCGTGACCCGTGGGGCAACAAGATTCGGCTGGTGGCCCGGGCGCAGTAG
- a CDS encoding DUF3105 domain-containing protein, with translation MSEPTGRKTTKEQRAEARAERVKAHKRQEAARARNRRIAVVSGAVGGAAALALVITFVATTTEPPQRPQDIEIAGLKEFPNLPATHIDPVPVDYEANYGMAVPAGGDHSQIWLNCGVYDQPQSNENAVHALEHGAVWVTYDPKTATDDDIAALRGAIPDQYTILSPYPGQPAPFMASAWGAQIEMETVSDERLTQFIDRYWKSADAPEPGASCSGALQGPGLVA, from the coding sequence ATGTCGGAGCCAACAGGCCGCAAGACCACCAAAGAGCAGCGTGCCGAGGCGCGCGCCGAGCGGGTGAAAGCCCACAAGCGGCAGGAGGCCGCGCGAGCGCGCAACCGGCGTATCGCGGTGGTAAGCGGCGCGGTCGGCGGTGCGGCGGCGCTCGCGCTCGTCATCACCTTCGTCGCGACCACAACAGAGCCACCTCAGCGGCCTCAGGACATCGAGATCGCGGGCCTCAAGGAGTTCCCGAACCTGCCTGCGACGCACATCGACCCGGTCCCCGTCGACTATGAGGCGAACTACGGCATGGCCGTTCCCGCTGGCGGTGACCACTCGCAGATCTGGCTGAACTGTGGGGTGTACGACCAGCCACAATCGAACGAGAACGCGGTGCACGCGCTCGAGCACGGGGCCGTATGGGTGACCTACGACCCGAAGACGGCGACGGATGACGACATCGCAGCGCTGCGGGGCGCCATCCCCGATCAGTACACGATTCTCTCTCCCTACCCGGGCCAGCCCGCGCCCTTCATGGCGTCGGCGTGGGGTGCCCAGATCGAGATGGAAACCGTGTCCGATGAGCGCCTCACGCAGTTCATCGACAGGTACTGGAAGTCCGCGGATGCGCCAGAGCCCGGCGCCTCGTGCTCCGGGGCGCTGCAGGGCCCCGGTCTTGTCGCATAG
- a CDS encoding FecCD family ABC transporter permease, translating into MTVALREARRTSASRLLGAQALAAIVLLALCLASLLIGSRTVSPAALVEALAGRGGDDLNTLLWEVRLPRTIAALLVGAALAWAGTLMHGMTRNPLADPGLLGVSSGAAFAVTIAMTWFGVRSATGIAGSAVAGAAIVTAAVLALGLRGAASGTKLVLAGVAFSMTVSGVQSAVTLLNPRALDAMRAWSAGSLASPNTSVLWETLPLIAFGGILAFALARPIDALALGDDTARGLGSHPFFARAGTGVAAACLVGAATAIAGPIGFIGLMVPHFIRPFTGPSTGRMILFGTPVGAALLLTADILARTVLWPGELPVGVIAAALGAPVILIVLRRRA; encoded by the coding sequence GTGACCGTCGCGCTCCGAGAGGCGCGCCGCACGAGCGCCTCGCGCCTCCTCGGAGCGCAGGCCCTCGCGGCCATCGTTCTCCTCGCGCTCTGCCTGGCAAGCCTGCTCATTGGGTCTCGCACGGTCTCGCCCGCAGCGTTGGTTGAGGCGCTCGCAGGCCGCGGCGGGGACGACCTGAACACCCTTCTCTGGGAGGTACGGCTCCCCCGCACGATCGCGGCGCTCCTCGTCGGGGCGGCCCTCGCCTGGGCGGGCACGCTCATGCATGGCATGACTCGCAACCCCCTCGCAGACCCCGGCCTGCTCGGAGTCAGTTCTGGCGCCGCGTTCGCCGTGACCATCGCGATGACCTGGTTCGGGGTGCGCTCGGCCACAGGAATCGCGGGGAGCGCCGTGGCGGGCGCGGCAATCGTCACCGCCGCGGTCCTCGCACTTGGCCTGCGCGGCGCGGCAAGCGGCACGAAGCTCGTGCTTGCCGGTGTCGCCTTCAGCATGACCGTCTCCGGTGTGCAGTCTGCGGTCACCCTCCTCAACCCGCGCGCGCTCGACGCGATGCGCGCGTGGTCAGCGGGCTCACTCGCGAGCCCCAACACGAGCGTGCTCTGGGAGACGCTGCCGCTCATTGCGTTCGGCGGCATCCTCGCGTTCGCCCTCGCCCGCCCGATCGACGCGCTCGCCCTGGGCGACGACACCGCCAGGGGCCTCGGATCCCACCCGTTCTTTGCCCGAGCGGGCACCGGCGTCGCTGCGGCCTGCCTCGTGGGCGCGGCCACGGCCATCGCTGGGCCAATCGGCTTCATCGGCCTCATGGTGCCCCACTTCATTCGCCCGTTCACCGGCCCGAGCACCGGGCGCATGATCCTTTTCGGCACTCCGGTCGGGGCCGCGCTGCTCCTCACCGCTGACATTCTCGCCCGCACGGTGCTCTGGCCGGGCGAACTGCCCGTCGGCGTCATTGCGGCCGCGCTCGGCGCCCCCGTCATCCTGATCGTGCTGAGGAGGCGCGCATGA
- a CDS encoding TetR/AcrR family transcriptional regulator produces the protein MTTLTLERIVDEAMAILATDGEAGLAMRQLATRLDVTPMALYRYVRDRDALLVELVERVSADIALPERTGNAREHAVNLALALHDFLGKHPWMIRLITTGRLASPAGLQFSEGFLTCATESGLDRTGAFVFYRSMFATVLGQATITHAKSQHATTGLPERATVAAPPLVSELSGDWAALDAAATPDAVFRAVAAILPLT, from the coding sequence ATGACGACTTTGACTCTCGAACGCATCGTTGACGAAGCGATGGCGATTCTCGCAACCGACGGCGAGGCTGGGCTCGCCATGCGCCAGCTCGCCACCCGGCTCGACGTCACCCCCATGGCGCTCTACCGCTATGTGCGCGATCGCGACGCGCTCCTCGTCGAGCTCGTCGAGCGCGTCTCAGCGGATATCGCTCTCCCCGAGCGCACCGGGAACGCGCGCGAGCACGCGGTGAACCTGGCGCTCGCCCTCCACGACTTCCTGGGGAAACATCCCTGGATGATCCGCCTGATCACGACGGGAAGGCTCGCGAGCCCAGCCGGGTTGCAGTTCTCGGAGGGCTTCCTTACCTGCGCCACCGAGTCCGGCCTCGACCGCACCGGCGCATTCGTGTTCTACCGCTCTATGTTCGCCACGGTGCTCGGTCAGGCGACGATCACGCACGCGAAGTCACAGCACGCGACGACCGGGCTTCCTGAGCGGGCAACCGTCGCGGCACCTCCGCTGGTCTCGGAGCTCTCTGGCGACTGGGCCGCGCTCGATGCCGCTGCGACGCCGGACGCGGTCTTTCGCGCGGTCGCCGCGATCCTCCCACTCACCTAA
- a CDS encoding ATP-binding cassette domain-containing protein, giving the protein MATKHPLVHPALFPALRPSIPALGLAVFAATLAGLAALAATWGIVQLVAEPAAPGVVRVCVAWVAAAVLTAAASWLAHSAEARFEARLRREVAGRMLRLPADRLSEYPPDALRRLVADDVAALHHMVAHLPGEVATLVTVPVAAVALLIHLAGPAALLALAPGALAAVVYLAVLPRLSAKHGAERGRVMGEITSAVDDYARGIHVFRSFGDASGALSTYADSTARFTAGMVAWLRRVATPAAIAVALLQAPASLAIAYAVGAARDTATLAAMLSLSLTLVTPALRLGHGLDFVTAGRAAGARLGALLAEPALPSGAVDATTGPAGATLQGVTVRASGHTLLSNLSLRAPAHALTAITGPSGAGKTTVLRVFAGLQPVAAGEAAIAGTPVAELSEAGRQGAVLLVPQGVAVLAASVRDNLLLSAPDARDEACRAALERAHLEVDLDRDATLLSGGERQRLALARAFLTEARVILLDEPTSALDSRVADKIWVELLRLAHDCGRTVIVVTHDPGLARRSDNLVDISPGAGADEHHTEGAAA; this is encoded by the coding sequence GTGGCAACCAAGCACCCTCTCGTTCATCCCGCGCTCTTTCCCGCGCTCCGCCCCTCCATCCCCGCGCTCGGGCTCGCGGTCTTCGCAGCGACGCTGGCGGGCCTCGCGGCGCTCGCCGCGACCTGGGGCATCGTCCAGCTCGTCGCCGAACCGGCGGCGCCGGGGGTCGTTCGGGTGTGCGTGGCGTGGGTCGCTGCGGCGGTACTCACTGCGGCCGCTTCATGGCTCGCGCACTCCGCCGAGGCTCGCTTCGAGGCGCGATTGCGGCGAGAAGTCGCCGGTCGGATGCTCAGGCTCCCAGCTGACAGGCTGAGCGAGTACCCACCCGATGCGCTGCGCAGGCTCGTGGCCGACGACGTCGCCGCGCTGCACCACATGGTCGCCCACCTTCCCGGAGAAGTCGCGACTCTCGTCACCGTGCCGGTCGCTGCCGTAGCGTTGCTCATCCACCTCGCGGGCCCGGCGGCGCTGCTCGCGCTCGCGCCGGGCGCACTAGCGGCAGTCGTGTACCTCGCAGTGTTGCCCCGCCTGTCGGCAAAACACGGCGCCGAGCGCGGCCGCGTGATGGGGGAGATCACCTCGGCCGTTGACGACTACGCGCGTGGCATCCACGTCTTCCGAAGCTTTGGGGACGCCTCGGGCGCGCTCTCGACATACGCCGATTCGACCGCCAGGTTCACCGCTGGCATGGTGGCCTGGCTGCGGCGCGTCGCGACTCCCGCGGCGATCGCCGTTGCGCTCTTGCAAGCACCGGCGAGCCTCGCGATCGCCTACGCGGTCGGCGCCGCGCGCGATACCGCGACGCTCGCGGCGATGCTGTCGCTGAGCCTCACCCTCGTCACGCCGGCGCTGCGTCTCGGCCACGGCCTCGACTTCGTCACGGCGGGGCGAGCCGCTGGGGCGCGCCTGGGCGCGCTGCTCGCCGAGCCCGCGCTGCCCTCCGGTGCCGTGGACGCCACCACCGGGCCGGCCGGTGCCACGCTGCAGGGGGTGACGGTTCGAGCTTCGGGCCACACCCTCCTCTCCAACCTCTCACTGCGCGCCCCCGCACACGCGCTGACCGCCATCACGGGGCCAAGCGGTGCGGGGAAAACGACCGTGCTGCGGGTGTTCGCCGGGCTGCAGCCGGTGGCGGCAGGCGAGGCGGCGATCGCAGGCACTCCCGTGGCGGAACTGAGTGAGGCCGGGCGACAGGGCGCAGTTCTCCTGGTCCCGCAGGGCGTTGCCGTGCTCGCCGCCTCGGTGCGCGACAACCTGCTGCTCTCGGCCCCAGACGCGCGAGACGAAGCGTGCCGGGCGGCCCTTGAGCGGGCCCACCTCGAGGTCGACCTCGACCGCGACGCGACGCTGCTTTCCGGCGGTGAGCGGCAGCGTTTGGCGCTGGCGCGAGCGTTTCTCACCGAGGCGCGCGTGATCCTGCTCGACGAACCGACGAGCGCGCTCGATTCGCGCGTCGCCGACAAGATCTGGGTCGAGCTGCTGCGGCTCGCGCACGACTGCGGGCGAACGGTCATCGTCGTCACGCACGACCCCGGCCTGGCGCGGAGGAGCGACAACCTCGTCGACATTTCGCCGGGCGCCGGCGCAGACGAACACCACACGGAAGGTGCGGCAGCATGA
- a CDS encoding ABC transporter substrate-binding protein: MPSPIRRATFAGLAALAAGALLLTGCSSSAAPAGDSQSAESGAASGAFPVTIHNAYGDATIDAQPERVAALGYADVALASALGAHVVAAPESFTSVAGAGDEKNLPYIDPLPEDTTWLNPMSINVEQVAAAKPDVILATAGFTLDEALYAQLSDIAPVVAYETALYGSTSEESALRIGDALGKTEDAERLITEADAAVAAIKQDLPGLEGGTFLYGQARDGVVVMLVDEANVTAKFMQQLGLVALPAVADLGGQGSVPGAIDVSFEQAPLFNDAGVMFMTFQSDALQEKFERDPIVSKQPIMSERYVPVGLEAATALQDPNIASVPWLLEQLRPGLELIPAK, from the coding sequence ATGCCCTCACCCATCCGTCGCGCCACATTCGCGGGGCTCGCAGCGCTCGCGGCAGGCGCACTCCTCCTCACCGGCTGCTCATCAAGCGCGGCCCCGGCGGGAGATTCGCAGTCCGCCGAAAGCGGGGCCGCATCGGGCGCGTTCCCCGTCACCATCCACAACGCCTACGGCGACGCGACGATTGACGCGCAGCCCGAGCGAGTCGCAGCTCTCGGCTACGCCGACGTTGCGCTCGCCTCCGCCCTCGGAGCACACGTCGTCGCCGCACCCGAGTCCTTTACCAGCGTCGCGGGGGCAGGCGACGAGAAGAACCTGCCCTACATCGACCCGCTGCCCGAGGACACAACGTGGCTCAACCCGATGAGCATCAACGTCGAGCAGGTCGCGGCCGCCAAGCCAGACGTCATTCTCGCGACCGCCGGGTTCACGCTCGACGAGGCGCTGTACGCGCAACTGAGCGACATCGCTCCGGTCGTCGCGTATGAGACCGCGCTCTACGGCTCGACAAGCGAAGAATCCGCGCTCCGGATCGGGGACGCGCTCGGCAAGACCGAGGACGCCGAGCGTCTCATCACCGAAGCAGACGCCGCCGTGGCTGCAATCAAGCAGGACCTCCCGGGTCTCGAGGGCGGCACGTTCCTCTACGGCCAAGCCAGGGACGGCGTCGTCGTCATGCTCGTCGACGAGGCGAACGTCACCGCGAAGTTCATGCAGCAGCTTGGCCTCGTCGCACTACCGGCAGTCGCCGATCTTGGCGGGCAGGGGTCCGTTCCCGGCGCCATCGACGTGAGCTTCGAGCAGGCGCCGCTGTTCAACGACGCCGGCGTCATGTTCATGACGTTCCAGTCCGACGCGCTACAGGAGAAGTTCGAGCGCGACCCGATCGTATCGAAGCAGCCGATCATGTCAGAGCGCTACGTCCCGGTGGGTCTTGAGGCCGCGACTGCGCTCCAGGATCCGAACATCGCATCGGTGCCGTGGCTGCTTGAGCAGCTCCGCCCGGGGCTCGAACTCATCCCGGCGAAGTGA
- a CDS encoding MarR family winged helix-turn-helix transcriptional regulator, with the protein MTDFAPRMDARESRAWLGLIGVAQLLPHLLDAQLERDSRMTHFEFTVLSALYVAPDSVLRMSELAETTAATLPRLSHVCTRMEKRELIERVPSEADRRATNVRLTAIGRREFIRAIPAHIDLVRSLVIDALTPEQLDSLGEIAEVIGGRLAEHRK; encoded by the coding sequence ATGACAGATTTTGCCCCCCGCATGGACGCTAGGGAGTCTCGAGCGTGGCTCGGGCTGATTGGCGTGGCGCAGCTGCTGCCGCACCTGCTCGACGCCCAGCTCGAGCGGGATTCGCGGATGACCCATTTCGAGTTCACGGTGCTATCGGCGCTGTACGTCGCGCCCGATTCGGTGCTCCGAATGTCTGAGCTTGCGGAGACGACCGCTGCGACGCTGCCGCGCCTCTCCCACGTGTGCACCCGCATGGAGAAACGGGAGCTCATTGAGCGTGTGCCGAGTGAGGCGGACCGCCGTGCCACCAACGTCCGACTCACCGCAATTGGCCGGAGGGAGTTCATCCGCGCGATCCCGGCTCACATTGACCTCGTCCGCAGCCTCGTGATTGATGCGTTGACTCCTGAGCAGCTGGATTCGCTCGGCGAGATCGCCGAGGTGATTGGTGGGCGCCTCGCCGAGCACCGTAAGTAG
- a CDS encoding DUF305 domain-containing protein — protein sequence MLALVLVAASLIIGRVSGGAEPTPATRSAEAGFARDMQIHHDQAVEMSMIVRDLTDSPDIRLLAYDIATSQSQQAGQMFGWLATWGLPQSSPEPAMTWMHRPLPSGEGHSHAAPATTSEVPAAMPGMATREQLDELKTLRGVAAERMFLQLMIAHHEGGVDMADAVLERSDYPVVTDLAGSITKAQQSEIQLMEDLLAERL from the coding sequence ATGCTCGCCCTTGTGCTCGTCGCGGCATCGTTGATCATCGGGCGCGTGAGCGGTGGTGCCGAGCCAACGCCCGCCACGCGCAGCGCCGAAGCCGGGTTCGCCCGAGACATGCAGATTCACCACGACCAGGCTGTCGAGATGTCGATGATCGTCCGCGACCTCACTGACTCGCCGGACATTCGCCTCCTTGCGTACGACATCGCTACCTCGCAATCGCAACAGGCCGGGCAAATGTTTGGCTGGCTCGCGACGTGGGGTCTCCCGCAATCGTCGCCCGAACCGGCGATGACCTGGATGCACCGCCCCCTCCCGTCGGGCGAGGGGCACTCGCACGCGGCACCCGCGACGACGAGCGAGGTGCCCGCGGCGATGCCCGGGATGGCGACACGAGAGCAACTCGACGAACTGAAAACCCTTCGTGGCGTTGCCGCCGAGCGGATGTTCTTGCAGCTCATGATCGCGCACCACGAGGGAGGCGTCGACATGGCCGATGCCGTGCTTGAGCGGAGCGACTACCCGGTCGTCACCGACCTCGCGGGCAGCATCACCAAGGCCCAACAGAGCGAGATCCAACTCATGGAAGACCTGCTCGCCGAGCGTCTGTGA